The Mercurialis annua linkage group LG8, ddMerAnnu1.2, whole genome shotgun sequence genome window below encodes:
- the LOC126661703 gene encoding uncharacterized protein LOC126661703, with translation MEIFQPNVGNNTHGYFAHPVPTTHYEIKTSVIQLLKDNCQFYGLPREDPNAHLANFLEVCSTFKMDNMTDDEVWLRLFPFSLNDKAKQWLHALPSAGINTWSDLAKAFLHEYFSMAKTAKLTRDIMLYQQLDGESVHEAWERYKEMQRQVPHHNITRENLIQTFYNGATELGRSTIDAGGGGSLMRKMADEAFDLLDEMAVNGCFWPSERAKAPAQRGVMTVTAESAMEALKSKTVALQNQVDFLTRQAAGVNINSVAAIQSNCEVCGEHGHMSNECSVWGQPNNEQVNFVGGQRQGNDPYASTYNPGWRNHPNFSWKDNGGNANNQAGPIFQGGQRPQQNQGNYQNQGNFQNQGNFQHQNNRPQHPPGFQQREQGESLHSKFDKLMEMMMKKDAETQQTFKNHAATIHNLEVQNQ, from the coding sequence ATGGAGATATTTCAGCCGAATGTGGGAAACAACACCCATGGCTATTTTGCACATCCTGTGCCGACTACCCATTATGAGATCAAAACGAGTGTCATTCAGCTGTTGAAGGATAACTGCCAGTTCTATGGGTTGCCTAGGGAAGATCCTAACGCACATCTTGCAAACTTCTTGGAAGTATGTAGCACATTCAAGATGGACAACATGACTGACGACGAGGTATGGCTTCGCCTGTTCCCATTTTCTCTGAATGATAAGGCGAAACAATGGCTTCACGCTCTACCTAGCGCAGGCATTAACACTTGGTCTGATTTGGCGAAAGCGTTCTTGCACGAGTATTTCTCCATGGCAAAGACTGCAAAGCTGACCAGGGATATTATGCTCTATCAGCAACTTGATGGGGAATCAGTTCATGAAGCTTGGGAGCGCTATAAGGAGATGCAGAGGCAAGTTCCGCATCATAACATCACTCGGGAGAATCtgatccaaaccttttataatgGAGCAACTGAACTGGGGAGAAGCACGATTGACGCAGGCGGAGGAGGGTCTCTGATGAGAAAAATGGCGGATGAAGCATTCGATCTGTTAGATGAGATGGCAGTAAATGGCTGTTTTTGGCCATCTGAAAGGGCGAAGGCACCTGCGCAGAGAGGAGTTATGACAGTTACTGCTGAGTCTGCAATGGAGGCTTTAAAATCGAAGACTGTAGCACTGCAAAATCAAGTAGATTTTCTTACACGGCAGGCTGCAGGAGTTAATATTAACAGTGTAGCTGCCATTCAGAGTAACTGCGAGGTATGTGGGGAGCATGGTCATATGTCGAATGAATGTTCTGTATGGGGTCAGCCTAACAATGAGCAAGTCAATTTCGTGGGAGGACAAAGACAGGGCAATGATCCATACGCTTCCACTTACAACCCAGGATGGAGGAATCACCCGAATTTCTCATGGAAGGACAATGGGGGTAATGCCAACAATCAGGCAGGTCCGATCTTTCAGGGCGGACAGAGGCCACAACAGAATCAGGGCAACTACCAGAATCAAGGGAACTTTCAGAATCAGGGGAATTTCCAACATCAAAACAACAGACCGCAGCATCCACCTGGCTTCCAACAAAGAGAGCAAGGCGAGTCTCTCCACAGCAAGTTTGATAAAttgatggagatgatgatgaagaaggatgccGAGACgcagcaaacatttaaaaatcatgCTGCCACAATTCATAACCTTGAGGTGCAGAATCAGTAG